Proteins from a genomic interval of Phlebotomus papatasi isolate M1 chromosome 3, Ppap_2.1, whole genome shotgun sequence:
- the LOC129805568 gene encoding small ubiquitin-related modifier 2: protein MGDEKKDNKLGESEHINLKVLGQDNAVVQFKIKKHTPLRKLMNAYCDRAGLSMQVVRFRFDGQPINENDTPNTLEMEEGDTIEVYQQQTGGSFN from the exons ATGGGTGATGAGAAAAAG GATAACAAGCTGGGCGAGTCTGAGCACATTAATCTGAAGGTCTTGGGTCAGGACAATGCTGTGGTGCAGTTCAAGATTAAAAAACATACACCTCTGCGGAAGCTAATGAATGCCTACTGCGATAGAGCG ggTCTATCAATGCAAGTTGTCCGATTCCGATTCGATGGACAGCCAATAAATGAGAATGATACCCCAAACACCCTGGAAATGGAGGAGGGAGACACAATTGAGGTGTATCAGCAACAGACGGGTGGCTCCTTCAACTAA